The Amaranthus tricolor cultivar Red isolate AtriRed21 chromosome 6, ASM2621246v1, whole genome shotgun sequence genome has a segment encoding these proteins:
- the LOC130815706 gene encoding protein MAIN-LIKE 1-like → MVMPGPVDPSVLTLQATHRSVAAWEGSTTQLVTRQHYQASTLRWEVDDRVLDVVELAGFRYIHRLLGGGLELDRALITALVERWRPETHTFHLTVGEATITLQDVAVIMGLPVEGQAVIGHGEGNWPALVHELLGVRPENPQDPTQPKIIVGSSLKLTWLRQHFSALEDDADDVTVDRHARAYILYLFGCILFPDKSGDSVQLIYLPLLGDLERVDEYSWGSATLAYLYRNLCRASRKGAKDIGGCLMLLQIWSWEHIHIGRPIIRTVRPDGQNDQEDDADDFEPILGSQHRRGVDPLAVR, encoded by the coding sequence atggtgatgccgggcccagttgatccatcagtgcttacgcttcaggcgacccacaggagcgtagctgcatgggagggctccactacccaattggttactcgtcagcactaccaggcgagtacgttacggtgggaggtggatgacagggtgttagacgtagtcgagctagctggtttcagatacattcaccggttgttgggcgggggcttggagctcgatcgagctcttatcactgcattggtggagaggtggaggccaGAGACACATACAttccacctcacagttggcgaggcaacgatcacgttgcaagatgtggcagttatcaTGGGACTACCGGTTGAAGGACAAGCAGTCATTGGTCATGGggagggaaattggccagcattagtACATGAGCTGCTAGGGGTTAGGCcggaaaaccctcaagaccccacCCAGCCCAAGATCAtcgttggatcgtcattgaagctgacttggctcCGACAGCATTTTAGCGCGCTTGAGGATGATGCAGATGATGTGACGGTTGACAGACATGCCCGCGCTTAcatcttgtacctgtttggatgcatcttgtttccagataagagcggcgactcggtacagctgatctatctccctctactgggagatttggagcgcgtagatgagtacagttggggaagtgctaccctggcgtatctgtatcgtaacttatgtcgagcatctcgtaagggtgccaaggacattggtGGATGCTTGATGTTattacagatatggtcatgggagcacattcatatagggaggccaATTATTCGGACGGTTCGACCGGATGGGCAAAatgatcaggaagatgacgcggatgattttgaaccgatATTAGGGTCACAGCATCGGCGCGGGGTGGATCCTTtggcagtaaggtag
- the LOC130815707 gene encoding serine/threonine-protein phosphatase 7 long form homolog: MTWQPYTAAKMEALLHICTSGHEIWRSRCPLICFDIVELHLPDRVMRQFGLEQVIPQACDTQPQLHAIDRRTGDKNYLVRHRSHVDAWNDRASTLVGGDNFTGHSSAMYMSWYRRISILRLTNTAFAQPGSHYHPTSTFLAERIRSVLIQCNDTIQGAATSPVDVGYRLCSQTLGSINASLTDALSQAGYEYLIPTPPVIGEVDDAFHTPSPRSSAHRGSSSGGSSSRSTRGHQRSSTRGRSSRSPSTSATMSPFVPPSSINTPPPHPSPPQRIITYQLSFHVCISDSTFWVFFVMVKRGVA, translated from the exons atgacatggcagccttacacagcggctaagatggaagCTTTACtgcacatatgtacatcgggccacgagatttggagatcgcgttgtcctcttatttgctttgacattgtCGAGCTACATCTaccggatcgtgtcatgcgtcaattcggtttggagcaaGTAATCCCgcaagcctgtgacacccaacctcaactacatgcgatcgatcggaggactggggacaagaactacctcgtacgacatagatcgcatgtagatgcgtggaacgaccgagcatctacattggttggaggagataacttcacaggtcatagctctgctatgtacatgagttggtacaggcgcatctcgatattacgcctaacgaacaccgcatttgcacagccaggatcacattaccatccgacatctacgtttctg gctgagcgcatccgatcggtgctcatacaatgtaatgacacgattcaaggggccgctacatcgccagttgacgtggggtatcggctatgttctcagaccttaggctccattaacgcgtcgttgaccgatgcattgagtcaggcgggttatgagtacctcataccgactccacccgtcattggcgaggtagatgacgcattccacactccttctccaaggagttcagcccatcgaggtagctcttccggaggatccagttctcggtccacaagaggccaccagcgttcatctactcgaggtcggtcttccagatcgccatcgacatccgctactatgtcgccgttcgttcccccgtcttccatcaacactcctcctccacatccatcgcctccgcaaaggattatTACATATCaac TATCTTTTCATGTATGTATTTCCGATTCTACTTTCTGGGTTTTCTTTGTTATG GTGAAAAGGGGTGTAGCTTAA